A region from the Vicia villosa cultivar HV-30 ecotype Madison, WI linkage group LG3, Vvil1.0, whole genome shotgun sequence genome encodes:
- the LOC131656732 gene encoding receptor-like protein EIX2, whose translation MNHSITILTTQMSFLLLLFLYVTTFHKTISTKVSCNEKDREILLIFKKGIIDSYGRLSTWVTKNDCCVWEGVHCDNITRRVTQLDLSPNFKDEQPKYLKGEINLCILELEFLSHLDLSSNDFHVISIPSIQYNITHASKLSYLDLSWNDYIHMDNLDWLSPLSSLKYLSLSGIDLQKNTNWPQAIATLSSLLELHLQYSNLNNLVLNQSIKFLNFSSIVTLDFSHNNFTSHLPNGFFNLTKDITYIDFSWSNILGEIPSSLLNLRNLRHLDLSNNQLLGSIPEGIGQLAHIQFLDLSMNMLSGFIPPTLGNLSHIYFLSIGFNNFTGEISNIIFSKLSSITVLDLSNSNVVFQFELDWVPPFQLYSLYLPHTNQGPNFPSWIYTQKSLQILDLSSSGISFVNRNKFLSIIQGIYDLYLSNNSISLDISNLTLIKGGNLKLDHNSFIGGLPNISPMAELVDLSYNSFSGSIPDTWNKSKKLNYINLWSNRLSGEVSVDLSSSHLYYINLGKNEFSGTIPVKLSQNLQVVILRANKFEGNIPTQLFNLSHLYHLDLAHNKLSGSMPKCLYNLTHMVTFIVETWWSEIIIDLFTKGQDYVYQVMPDRRTIDLSSNSLSGDLPSELFELVQIQTLNLSHNNFTGTIPKTVGGMKNMESLDLSSNKLYGEIPQSMILLNFLEYLNLSNNNLKGKIPVGTQLQSFNASSFIGNLNLCGAPLNNCTTEEENPKTATPSRENKDDGSIKESLYLGMGVGFAVGFWGICGSLFLIRKWRHTYFQFVDGVGDKLYVTLMLKLNNFHRN comes from the coding sequence ATGAATCATTCAATAACCATTCTTACTACACAAATGTCATttcttttgcttttatttttatacGTAACCACATTCCATAAAACAATTTCTACCAAGGTTTCATGCAATGAGAAAGATCGAGAGATACTGTTAATCTTCAAAAAAGGAATCATTGATAGTTATGGTCGGCTTTCAACATGGGTAACCAAAAATGACTGTTGTGTTTGGGAAGGGGTCCACTGTGACAACATTACTCGAAGAGTTACACAACTTGATCTATCACCTAATTTTAAAGATGAGCAACCTAAATATTTAAAAGGTGAGATCAATCTTTGTATTCTAGAACTTGAGTTTCTAAGTCACTTGGATTTGAGCTCGAATGACTTCCATGTGATAAGCATTCCATCCATTCAATACAATATCACACATGCATCTAAACTTTCCTACCTGGACTTATCTTGGAATGATTACATTCACATGGATAATCTTGATTGGCTTTCTCCACTTTCTTCTTTGAAATATCTCAGCCTTAGTGGAATTGATCTTCAAAAGAATACCAATTGGCCCCAAGCAATAGCTACACTTTCTTCACTATTAGAATTACACTTGCAATATTCTAATCTTAACAACCTGGTTCTAAACCAATCtattaaatttttgaatttttcttcaATCGTAACACTTGATTTTTCTCACAACAACTTCACCTCTCATTTACCTAATGGCTTTTTTAATCTAACCAAAGATATCACCTATATTGACTTTTCTTGGAGCAACATACTAGGTGAGATACCTTCAAGCTTGCTAAATCTTCGTAATTTAAGACACCTTGATCTCTCTAATAACCAACTACTAGGATCAATTCCCGAAGGAATAGGCCAACTAGCACATATTCAATTCCTTGATCTTTCCATGAACATGTTAAGTGGTTTCATTCCTCCAACTCTAGGAAACCTCTCacacatatattttttatctattgGCTTTAACAATTTCACAGGTgaaatatcaaacataatattttcTAAACTCTCTAGTATAACTGTTCTAGACTTGAgtaattcaaatgttgtatttCAATTTGAGTTAGATTGGGTTCCTCCTTTTCAACTATACAGTCTTTATTTGCCACATACAAATCAGGGTCCAAACTTTCCATCTTGGATATATACACAAAAGTCACTTCAAATTCTTGACTTATCAAGCTCAGGAATTTCCTTTGTAAATAGAAATAAGTTTTTGAGCATTATACAAGGTATATATGATCTTTATTTGTCAAACAATTCAATATCCTTAGACATATCAAATCTAACGCTAATTAAAGGTGGAAATTTAAAGTTAGATCACAATAGTTTTATCGGAGGACTTCCAAACATATCACCAATGGCCGAATTAGTTGATTTGTCTTACAACTCCTTTTCGGGATCAATTCCAGATACTTGGaacaaatcaaaaaaattaaattacattaacTTGTGGAGTAATAGGCTATCAGGTGAAGTTTCAGTGGACCTCTCTAGTTCTCATTTATATTACATTAACTTAGGAAAAAATGAATTTTCTGGAACCATTCCTGTCAAACTATCACAAAACTTACAAGTGGTCATATTGAGAGCCAACAAATTTGAAGGGAACATTCCAACACAGTTATTCAATCTTTCTCATTTGTATCATTTGGACCTTGCACATAATAAACTTTCAGGTTCTATGCCAAAGTGTTTATACAACTTGACTCATATGGTTACTTTTATTGTGGAAACATGGTGGTCAGAAATTATAATTGATTTGTTTACAAAAGGTCAAGATTATGTGTATCAAGTTATGCCAGATAGGCGAACTATTGACCTTTCATCCAATAGCTTGTCTGGAGATTTGCCATCAGAATTATTTGAacttgttcaaattcaaacatTAAACTTATCTCACAATAATTTTACTGGAACAATACCGAAGACAGTAGGAGGAATGAAAAATATGGAGTCTCTAGATCTCTCTAGTAATAAGCTTTATGGTGAAATTCCTCAGAGCATGATTCTCTTGAACTTTTTAGAGTATTTGAATCTATCtaacaacaatttaaaaggaaaaattcCTGTAGGAACTCAACTTCAAAGTTTTAATGCATCGAGCTTCATTGGGAATCTAAACTTGTGCGGAGCTCCTCTAAACAATTGTACCACAGAAGAAGAAAATCCTAAAACTGCAACACCATCTAGAGAGAATAAAGATGATGGATCTATAAAAGAATCATTATATCTTGGTATGGGAGTTGGATTTGCAGTAGGTTTCTGGGGAATTTGTGGTTCTTTGTTTCTTATCAGAAAATGGAGACACACATACTTTCAGTTTGTTGATGGAGTGGGTGACAAGCTCTATGTAACTTTGATGCTAAAGTTAAATAACTTCCATAGAAATTGA
- the LOC131659052 gene encoding uncharacterized protein LOC131659052, protein MSQDHRKLSYDLICQEILPFINCDPSLKVKTITSHIITSYNYTISYRKTWLEKTKVIEIVYGNWDESYKKLPHYLTALQTYAPDTISILETLPTHAPDGTRVQGNGIFHRLFWAFQPCIRGFAYCKPILQIDGNCLYGKYKGTLLMDVAQDGNNNIFPVAFAIVEGETAAGWSFFLWNLRQYVAPQPELCLISDRHVSIESAYNNPANGWQDPSSTHVYCILPIAQNFMREIKDRHLRKTLVNAGYALTQPTFQHYRSKIVL, encoded by the coding sequence ATGTCCCAAGATCATAGAAAGCTTAGTTATGATCTTatctgtcaggagatcttgcctttTATCAATTGTGACCCGTCATTGAAGGTGAAAACGATAACCTCGCATATCATTACATCATACAACTATACTATATCTTACAGAAAGACTTGGTTAGAGAAAACAAAGGTCATTGAAATTGTGTACGGAAATTGGGATGAGTCATACAAAAAGCTTCCACATTACCTAACTGCGCTCCAAACATATGCTCCTGACACTATTTCTATTCTAGAGACATTGCCGACGCATGCTCCTGATGGAACCCGTGTCCAAGGAAATGGAATATTCCATCGCCTTTTCTGGGCATTCCAACCTTGCATACGAGGGTTTGCATATTGTAAACCAATATTGCAAATCGATGGAAATTGTTTATACGGTAAATACAAAGGAACCCTGTTGATGGATGTTGCACAAGATGGAAACAACAATATTTTTCCAGTAGCATTCGCAATAGTGGAAGGTGAAACTGCCGcaggttggagtttctttctatgGAATCTCCGACAATatgttgctcctcagcctgaactttgtttaatctctgataggcatgTTTCCATTGAAAGTGCTTACAATAATCCAGCTAACGGATGGCAAGACCCATCATCAACACATGTATATTGTATTCTACCTATTGCTCAGAATTTCATGCGGGAGATTAAGGATAGGCACCTCCGGAAGACACTAGTCAATGCAGGATATGCGTTAACCCAACCTACATTCCAACATTATCGGAGTAAAATTGTATTGTGA